Proteins from a genomic interval of Streptomyces fodineus:
- a CDS encoding ATP-binding protein — MGYNEASPPRQSWDLPFTAEPEEVATLRRLMRLHLGLWGLEDVVEAAQLCVSELVTNVITHVGLGTPTTLAVSMNGTYVRIEVRDPDTRALPTLLDAGIGSESGRGMRLVASIAARWGVELRAHQKVTWCELSTAPVMPCPVNDSPRLSRAEGLLDLYKAEQSPRAASAEGHRLRLACAEETAINIIADLLHWLHAHGRDADDVLDRAQAHFEAGTDVPA; from the coding sequence GTGGGGTACAACGAGGCCAGTCCACCGAGGCAATCGTGGGATCTCCCGTTCACGGCAGAACCTGAGGAAGTAGCGACTCTTCGCCGTCTCATGCGTCTTCACCTGGGGCTGTGGGGACTGGAAGATGTGGTGGAGGCGGCACAACTGTGCGTGAGCGAGCTCGTGACCAACGTCATCACGCATGTGGGCCTCGGAACCCCGACCACGCTCGCCGTTTCCATGAACGGCACCTACGTGCGGATCGAGGTACGCGACCCGGACACCCGCGCTTTGCCCACCTTGCTTGACGCGGGCATTGGCTCTGAAAGCGGCCGTGGAATGAGGCTTGTTGCGTCCATCGCTGCGCGCTGGGGTGTTGAGCTCCGAGCCCATCAGAAGGTGACGTGGTGTGAGCTCTCTACCGCGCCGGTCATGCCCTGCCCTGTGAACGACAGCCCACGCCTGAGCAGAGCGGAGGGATTGCTGGACCTCTACAAGGCCGAACAGTCGCCACGTGCGGCGAGTGCCGAGGGACACAGGCTGAGACTGGCCTGCGCGGAGGAGACAGCGATCAACATCATCGCCGACCTCCTCCACTGGCTTCACGCTCACGGCCGCGATGCAGACGATGTGCTGGACCGGGCTCAAGCGCACTTTGAGGCAGGGACTGACGTCCCGGCGTAA
- a CDS encoding DUF397 domain-containing protein, producing the protein MTRPSAPCWFTSTYSGGSGTECVECARMTESILVRDSKVSSGPVLSVSGQAWHAFTAALRRGLLDG; encoded by the coding sequence ATGACCAGACCGTCCGCACCCTGCTGGTTCACATCGACTTACAGCGGGGGCAGCGGTACGGAATGTGTTGAATGCGCGCGGATGACCGAAAGCATCCTCGTACGCGACTCCAAAGTCAGCAGCGGGCCCGTGCTCTCTGTCAGTGGGCAGGCCTGGCACGCGTTCACCGCGGCTTTGCGAAGGGGCCTGCTGGACGGGTGA
- the bcp gene encoding thioredoxin-dependent thiol peroxidase: MSERLQPGDVAPAFTLPDADGTEVSLSDHKGRKVIVYFYPAALTPGCTKQACDFTDNLDLLAGAGYDVIGISPDAPEKLARFREKESLKVTLLADPDKQVTEAYGAYGEKKNYGKTYLGVIRSTIVVDEQGKVERALYNVRATGHVAKIIKDLGI, translated from the coding sequence ATGAGCGAGCGACTCCAGCCGGGGGACGTGGCCCCCGCCTTCACCCTCCCCGACGCCGACGGCACCGAGGTGTCCCTGTCGGACCACAAGGGCCGCAAGGTCATCGTCTACTTCTACCCGGCCGCCCTGACCCCCGGCTGCACCAAGCAGGCCTGCGACTTCACCGACAACCTGGACCTGCTGGCCGGCGCCGGCTACGACGTCATCGGCATCAGCCCCGACGCCCCGGAGAAGCTGGCCAGGTTCCGTGAGAAGGAGTCCCTGAAGGTCACGCTCCTCGCCGACCCGGACAAGCAGGTCACCGAGGCCTACGGCGCCTACGGCGAGAAGAAGAACTACGGCAAGACGTACCTGGGCGTCATCCGCTCCACGATCGTCGTCGACGAGCAGGGCAAGGTCGAACGGGCCCTGTACAACGTCCGTGCCACCGGCCACGTGGCAAAGATCATCAAGGATCTGGGTATCTGA
- a CDS encoding helix-turn-helix domain-containing protein — MAVGPTTRRRQLGADLRRLREAKGLTLEEAGARVGISKATLSRYETKEGTVKWPTVDALCREYGASDEERLALVELAKAAKIQGWWRSLADPIPESMNLMLTLEDEVVREDHYACMYVPGLLQTRAYAEAVHRASEVGCPEREVQHMVDIRMKRQDLLDRDDPPHIWCVIDEAAIRRIVGGREVMQEQLRHLRALSERPHITVQVLPFSRGAHAAAVGSFAVLRGPKRELDVVYVDLLGGGLFMEKPGELDRYRLAFEYLSAQALDLESSAELITRISKES, encoded by the coding sequence ATGGCAGTTGGACCAACCACTCGTAGGCGCCAGCTCGGCGCAGACCTCCGACGTCTTCGTGAGGCCAAAGGCCTGACCCTTGAAGAGGCAGGCGCCCGCGTCGGTATCTCAAAGGCGACCCTCAGCCGCTATGAGACAAAGGAAGGAACTGTCAAGTGGCCGACGGTAGACGCCCTTTGTCGTGAGTACGGTGCCTCAGACGAGGAGCGCCTCGCACTTGTCGAGCTGGCCAAGGCGGCCAAGATCCAGGGCTGGTGGCGCTCACTCGCCGACCCTATCCCCGAGTCCATGAACCTCATGCTGACCCTAGAGGACGAGGTCGTACGAGAAGACCACTACGCGTGCATGTACGTGCCCGGCCTCTTGCAGACCCGCGCCTACGCCGAAGCGGTCCACCGCGCCTCCGAAGTGGGCTGCCCCGAGCGGGAGGTGCAGCACATGGTCGACATCCGCATGAAAAGGCAAGATCTCCTTGACCGCGATGACCCTCCGCACATCTGGTGCGTGATCGACGAGGCCGCAATCCGACGCATCGTCGGCGGACGCGAAGTCATGCAGGAACAACTACGGCACCTGCGGGCGCTGAGCGAACGACCACACATCACGGTGCAGGTACTCCCGTTCTCAAGGGGCGCCCACGCAGCCGCCGTCGGCAGCTTCGCCGTCCTCCGCGGACCGAAGAGGGAACTGGACGTGGTCTACGTCGATCTCCTCGGCGGCGGGCTCTTCATGGAAAAGCCTGGGGAACTTGACCGCTACAGGCTGGCGTTTGAGTATCTGAGCGCACAGGCGCTCGACCTGGAATCCTCAGCAGAGCTCATCACCCGCATAAGCAAGGAGTCCTGA
- the rdgB gene encoding RdgB/HAM1 family non-canonical purine NTP pyrophosphatase has protein sequence MTRLILATRNAGKITELRAILADAGLTHELVGADAYPDVPDVKETGVTFAENALLKAHALARATGLPAVADDSGLCVDVLNGAPGIFSARWAGRHGDDRANLDLLLAQLSDITDEHRGAHFACAAALALPDGRERVVEGRLPGVLRHAPAGTGGFGYDPILQPEGENRTCAELSAEEKNAISHRGKAFRALVPVVRELLG, from the coding sequence ATGACCCGCTTGATCCTCGCCACCCGCAACGCCGGAAAGATCACCGAGCTGAGGGCCATCCTGGCCGACGCCGGGCTCACCCACGAACTCGTCGGCGCCGACGCCTACCCCGACGTCCCGGACGTCAAGGAGACCGGCGTCACCTTCGCCGAGAACGCCCTCCTCAAGGCCCACGCCCTCGCCCGGGCCACCGGCCTCCCGGCCGTCGCCGACGACTCCGGCCTCTGCGTCGACGTCCTGAACGGCGCCCCCGGCATCTTCTCCGCCCGCTGGGCCGGCCGCCACGGCGACGACAGGGCCAACCTGGACCTGCTGCTGGCCCAGCTCTCCGACATCACGGACGAGCACCGCGGCGCCCACTTCGCGTGCGCCGCGGCCCTGGCGCTGCCGGACGGGCGGGAACGGGTGGTCGAGGGCCGGCTGCCGGGTGTCCTGCGGCACGCTCCCGCCGGTACGGGCGGCTTCGGCTACGACCCGATCCTCCAGCCGGAGGGCGAGAACCGGACGTGCGCCGAGCTGAGTGCCGAGGAGAAGAACGCGATCAGCCACCGCGGCAAGGCGTTCCGGGCGCTGGTGCCGGTCGTTCGGGAGCTGCTCGGCTGA
- a CDS encoding transglycosylase domain-containing protein has product MLRRVTPPRASQENQPGTPAGTPETTQILRRVNAPRAGEQGGGPAETATDSPAEAPNATGRTPRTTGPDTARRGGGANRAAQAAGAVGAAGAAAAAGAAGQASQAGAAGAAGAATRGPRTDTTGNTTTGNNTTGTGHADAQPDGGTPTGKKPKRPKRTGWRRVVPTWRMVLGTFVMGVLLLVGLFFLGYSMVNIPPANALATKQANVYLYADGSQLARDGDINRENVSLAQVSKDAQHAVLAAEDRDFYSESAIDPKAMLRAAWNTATGKGKQSGSTITQQYVKNYYLGQEQTVTRKAKEFFISIKLDRNKSKDEILEGYLNTSYFGRNAYGIQSAAQAYYGVDAENLDPARAAYLAALVNAPSEYDVVAHPENKAAAVARWNYVLDGMVKKGWLGQSERAGMKFPMPKEQTVSTGMSGQRGYLVEAVKHYLTTNNILTDDQLAAGGYRITTTIQKNRQNAFVKAVNDQLIAKLDKKNNKADNYVRAGGASVDPKTGKVVAMYGGIDYVKQYTNGATRGDFQVGSTFKPFVFTSAVVNGSTTQDGRTITPNTMYDGTNERPVQGWSGGGYAPQNEDQKSYGQIPVTKATDLSVNAVYAQMAVDVGPAKVKQTAVDLGIPSDTPDMQPYPSIALGTANASVLNMAEAYATLANHGKHGTYTLIEKITKDGTQDIKLPDQQVKQAVSREAADTTTSILQSVVENGTATAAQAADRPAAGKTGTAENDTAAWFAGYTPDLATVVSVMGQDPVTAKHMPLYGALGEPRMNGGGPPTQIWAQYTHDALKNAPSSDFDLQLEQGADEPQPPSATGSAQPGTTGGQNGGATASPTTGGATNSPAGGATGTPTTGGPTTTGGTGTTGGGNTTTGGGTTTGGGTTTGGGTTTGGGGTTGGDATGGGGTAAGGGTATGGDPTGGGGTTGTAAGAGGGDPAA; this is encoded by the coding sequence GTGCTCCGGCGGGTCACACCACCCCGGGCTTCCCAGGAGAACCAGCCGGGTACGCCGGCCGGGACGCCCGAGACCACCCAGATTCTCCGCCGGGTCAACGCGCCCCGCGCGGGCGAGCAGGGCGGCGGCCCCGCCGAGACGGCCACCGACTCTCCGGCCGAGGCGCCGAACGCCACCGGCCGCACCCCTCGTACGACCGGCCCCGACACCGCACGCCGTGGCGGCGGCGCGAACCGCGCCGCCCAGGCGGCCGGAGCGGTGGGCGCAGCCGGAGCCGCGGCTGCCGCGGGCGCCGCGGGCCAGGCATCCCAGGCGGGCGCGGCCGGCGCCGCCGGAGCGGCCACCCGCGGCCCTCGGACCGACACCACCGGCAACACCACCACCGGCAACAACACCACCGGCACCGGCCACGCCGACGCTCAGCCCGACGGGGGGACCCCCACGGGCAAGAAGCCCAAGCGTCCCAAGCGGACCGGTTGGCGGCGGGTCGTTCCCACCTGGCGGATGGTGCTCGGCACCTTCGTCATGGGTGTGCTGCTGCTCGTCGGGCTGTTCTTCCTCGGCTACTCCATGGTCAACATCCCGCCGGCCAACGCCCTCGCGACCAAGCAGGCCAACGTCTACCTCTACGCCGACGGCTCCCAGCTGGCCCGCGACGGTGACATCAACCGGGAGAACGTCAGCCTCGCCCAGGTCTCCAAGGACGCCCAGCACGCCGTACTGGCCGCCGAGGACCGCGACTTCTACAGCGAGTCGGCCATCGACCCGAAGGCGATGCTGCGCGCCGCCTGGAACACGGCGACCGGCAAGGGCAAGCAGTCCGGCTCGACGATCACCCAGCAGTACGTGAAGAACTACTACCTGGGCCAGGAACAGACGGTCACCCGCAAGGCCAAGGAGTTCTTCATCTCGATCAAGCTGGACCGCAACAAGTCCAAGGACGAGATCCTCGAGGGCTACCTCAACACCAGCTACTTCGGCCGCAACGCCTACGGCATCCAGTCCGCCGCCCAGGCCTACTACGGCGTGGACGCCGAGAACCTCGACCCGGCCCGCGCCGCCTACCTCGCCGCGCTCGTGAACGCGCCCAGCGAGTACGACGTCGTCGCCCACCCCGAGAACAAGGCCGCGGCCGTCGCCCGCTGGAACTACGTCCTGGACGGCATGGTCAAGAAGGGCTGGCTCGGCCAGTCCGAGCGCGCCGGGATGAAGTTCCCGATGCCGAAGGAGCAGACGGTCTCCACGGGCATGTCCGGCCAGCGCGGCTACCTCGTCGAGGCGGTCAAGCACTACCTGACCACGAACAACATCCTCACCGACGACCAGCTCGCCGCCGGCGGCTACCGCATCACCACCACCATCCAGAAGAACAGGCAGAACGCCTTCGTCAAGGCGGTCAACGACCAGCTGATCGCCAAGCTGGACAAGAAGAACAACAAGGCCGACAACTACGTGCGGGCCGGTGGCGCCTCCGTCGACCCGAAGACCGGCAAGGTCGTCGCCATGTACGGCGGCATCGACTACGTGAAGCAGTACACCAACGGCGCGACCCGCGGTGACTTCCAGGTCGGCTCGACGTTCAAGCCCTTCGTGTTCACCTCGGCGGTGGTGAACGGCTCGACCACCCAGGACGGCCGCACCATCACCCCCAACACCATGTACGACGGCACCAACGAGCGCCCCGTACAGGGCTGGAGCGGCGGCGGATACGCCCCGCAGAACGAGGACCAGAAGTCGTACGGCCAGATCCCCGTCACCAAGGCGACCGACCTGTCCGTGAACGCCGTGTACGCGCAGATGGCCGTCGACGTCGGCCCCGCCAAGGTCAAGCAGACCGCGGTCGACCTGGGCATCCCCTCCGACACCCCGGACATGCAGCCGTACCCGTCCATCGCCCTCGGCACCGCCAACGCCAGCGTCCTGAACATGGCGGAGGCGTACGCCACGCTCGCCAACCACGGCAAGCACGGCACGTACACCCTGATCGAGAAGATCACCAAGGACGGCACCCAGGACATCAAGCTGCCCGACCAGCAGGTCAAGCAGGCCGTCAGCCGGGAGGCCGCCGACACCACCACGTCGATCCTGCAGAGCGTGGTCGAGAACGGCACCGCCACCGCCGCCCAGGCCGCGGACCGCCCGGCCGCGGGCAAGACCGGTACGGCCGAGAACGACACCGCCGCCTGGTTCGCCGGTTACACCCCCGACCTGGCCACGGTGGTCTCGGTCATGGGCCAGGACCCGGTCACGGCCAAGCACATGCCGCTGTACGGCGCCCTCGGCGAGCCCCGGATGAACGGTGGCGGCCCGCCGACCCAGATCTGGGCCCAGTACACGCACGACGCGCTGAAGAACGCGCCCTCCTCCGACTTCGACCTTCAGCTGGAGCAGGGCGCCGACGAGCCGCAGCCGCCGAGCGCGACCGGCTCGGCCCAGCCGGGCACGACCGGTGGCCAGAACGGCGGTGCGACCGCGAGCCCGACCACCGGCGGTGCGACCAACAGCCCGGCCGGCGGCGCCACCGGCACCCCCACCACCGGCGGTCCGACCACCACCGGCGGCACCGGCACCACCGGCGGCGGCAACACGACCACCGGTGGCGGCACCACCACCGGCGGGGGCACCACGACCGGTGGGGGCACCACGACCGGCGGCGGGGGCACCACCGGCGGGGACGCGACCGGCGGCGGTGGTACGGCCGCCGGCGGCGGCACGGCCACCGGCGGGGACCCGACCGGCGGCGGTGGTACGACCGGCACGGCCGCCGGCGCCGGAGGCGGCGACCCCGCGGCCTGA
- a CDS encoding DUF3618 domain-containing protein, translated as MADTSDTRTPAQIEADIKRRREVLAETLDEIGVRVHPQTIIGDAKAKVVANLDHTVGRAYVQVNRVVSEVRAQFVNEEGGLRAERVVPVALLAVGVVGLLALGSRRRKG; from the coding sequence GTGGCGGACACCTCGGACACCAGAACCCCCGCGCAGATCGAGGCGGACATCAAGCGCCGCCGTGAAGTGCTGGCCGAGACGCTCGACGAGATCGGGGTGCGGGTACATCCGCAGACGATCATCGGGGATGCCAAGGCCAAGGTCGTCGCCAACCTCGACCACACCGTCGGCCGGGCGTATGTGCAGGTCAACCGGGTGGTCAGCGAGGTGCGCGCGCAGTTCGTGAACGAGGAGGGCGGGCTGCGGGCGGAGCGGGTCGTGCCCGTGGCGCTGCTCGCCGTCGGGGTGGTCGGGCTGCTCGCACTGGGAAGTCGGCGGCGCAAGGGCTGA
- a CDS encoding MFS transporter — MSAAETPAPSARTGRTITTDIPARLDRLPWSRWHWTIVIGLGTVWILDGLEVTVVGNIAGRLAEPGSGLSITSGQITGVAAALYVAGACSGALFWGRLTDRFGRKKLFMITLAVYLAATALTSVSWEAWWFFLFRFLTGFGIGGEYAAINSAIDELIPAHHRGRVDLIINGSFWLGAIGGSLLSIVALNTNLLPVNVGWRLTFALGAVLALVILLVRRHVPESPRWLLIHGRDREAEEIVCGIERRVEREKGVPLPEPQGELEIHQRKSVTFMEIARTVFGHYRGRAVLGFSLFIGQAFLYNAITFGFGAILTKFFNIPSDRTGYYFAVIAVGNFCGPLLLGKLFDTVGRRVMISSTYLLSGLLLFGTAWLFDRGSLSAGTLTACWCAVLFFASAGASSAYLTVSEIFPMETRAMSIAFFYALGTAAGGISGPLLFADLTGTGKVGDTVLAFSIGAALMCAAGLTAAALAVRAERRSLEDIARPLTAVATRARAATRPTPGTRGQGRGPAAPPTPSRP; from the coding sequence ATGAGCGCAGCCGAGACGCCGGCGCCGTCGGCGCGGACCGGCCGGACCATCACCACCGACATCCCCGCCCGGCTGGACCGCCTGCCCTGGTCCCGCTGGCACTGGACGATCGTGATCGGCCTGGGCACCGTATGGATCCTCGACGGCCTGGAGGTCACGGTCGTCGGCAACATCGCCGGGCGTCTGGCCGAACCGGGCAGCGGGCTGTCGATCACCTCGGGCCAGATCACCGGTGTGGCCGCCGCGCTGTATGTGGCCGGCGCCTGCTCGGGCGCACTGTTCTGGGGCCGCCTGACCGACCGCTTCGGCCGCAAGAAGCTCTTCATGATCACCCTGGCGGTGTACCTGGCGGCGACGGCGCTCACATCCGTCTCCTGGGAAGCCTGGTGGTTCTTCCTGTTCCGCTTCCTGACCGGCTTCGGCATCGGCGGCGAGTACGCGGCGATCAACTCCGCGATCGACGAGCTGATCCCGGCGCACCACCGCGGCCGGGTCGACCTGATCATCAACGGCAGCTTCTGGCTGGGCGCGATCGGCGGCTCCCTGCTGTCGATCGTCGCGCTCAACACCAACCTGCTGCCGGTGAACGTCGGCTGGCGCCTGACGTTCGCCCTCGGCGCCGTACTCGCGCTCGTCATTCTCCTCGTACGCCGCCATGTCCCCGAAAGCCCGCGCTGGCTGCTGATCCACGGCAGGGACCGGGAGGCGGAGGAGATCGTCTGCGGCATCGAGCGCCGGGTGGAGCGGGAGAAGGGCGTGCCGCTGCCCGAGCCGCAGGGCGAGCTGGAGATCCACCAGCGCAAGAGCGTGACCTTCATGGAGATCGCCCGCACGGTCTTCGGCCACTACCGCGGGCGTGCCGTCCTCGGCTTCTCCCTCTTCATCGGCCAGGCGTTCCTGTACAACGCGATCACCTTCGGCTTCGGCGCGATCCTGACGAAGTTCTTCAACATCCCCTCCGACCGCACCGGCTACTACTTCGCGGTGATCGCGGTCGGCAACTTCTGCGGCCCGCTGCTGCTGGGCAAGCTGTTCGACACGGTCGGCCGCCGGGTCATGATCTCCTCGACGTACCTGCTCTCCGGCCTGCTGCTGTTCGGCACGGCGTGGCTGTTCGACCGGGGTTCGCTGAGCGCGGGCACGCTGACGGCCTGCTGGTGCGCGGTCCTCTTCTTCGCCTCGGCAGGAGCGTCCAGCGCGTATCTGACGGTCTCCGAGATCTTCCCGATGGAGACACGGGCCATGTCCATCGCCTTCTTCTACGCCCTCGGCACCGCGGCCGGCGGCATCAGCGGCCCCCTGCTGTTCGCCGACCTCACCGGCACGGGCAAGGTCGGCGACACGGTCCTCGCCTTCTCCATCGGCGCGGCCCTGATGTGCGCGGCGGGCCTGACGGCAGCCGCCCTCGCGGTACGGGCCGAACGCCGCTCCCTGGAGGACATCGCCCGCCCGCTGACGGCGGTGGCGACGCGGGCCAGGGCGGCGACCCGGCCCACGCCCGGCACACGGGGGCAGGGCCGGGGCCCCGCGGCACCGCCGACGCCGAGCAGGCCGTAA
- a CDS encoding DUF445 domain-containing protein — protein sequence MGPTETGTPPARGVSYKTMTAFTPADEERRRGVRRMKLTATSMLLFVALIYVLAKLASHEGAGTWAGYVAAAAEAGMVGALADWFAVTALFRHPLGLPIPHTAIIPTKKDQLGISLGEFVGENFLSEDVVRQRLRSVGIGSRLGTWLAEPEHADRVTAELATALRGALTVLRETDVQAVVTEAITRRANTKEIAPGIGKMLEGIVADGAHRRAVDLVVARAHDWLVLHRDDVMVAVEGGAPGWTPRFVDRRVGERVYKELLRFVTEMRDMPTHPARGALDRFLTDFASDLQSDTDTRVRVERLKGEVLGRGEVQDLIASAWTAVRSMIVAAAEDEQSELRLRVRAQLLSLGARMATEPRVQEKVDSWVEGAAVHVVTTYRKEITSLITDTVASWDAEHTTRKIEAHIGRDLQFIRINGTVVGSLAGLLIYVVTQTLGA from the coding sequence ATGGGACCTACCGAGACCGGAACACCGCCGGCGCGGGGTGTGTCGTACAAGACGATGACGGCCTTCACCCCGGCCGACGAGGAGCGCCGGCGCGGGGTGCGGCGCATGAAGCTCACGGCGACGAGCATGCTGCTGTTCGTGGCGTTGATCTACGTCCTGGCCAAGCTCGCCTCGCACGAGGGCGCCGGGACCTGGGCGGGCTATGTCGCGGCGGCCGCCGAGGCCGGCATGGTGGGCGCGCTCGCCGACTGGTTCGCCGTCACCGCGCTCTTCCGGCACCCGCTCGGACTGCCCATCCCGCACACCGCGATCATCCCCACCAAGAAGGACCAGCTGGGCATCTCCCTCGGCGAGTTCGTCGGCGAGAACTTCCTCTCCGAGGACGTCGTACGCCAGCGGCTGCGGTCGGTCGGCATCGGCAGCCGGCTCGGGACCTGGCTGGCCGAGCCGGAGCACGCGGACCGGGTGACGGCGGAACTGGCGACCGCGCTGCGCGGCGCGCTGACCGTGCTGCGGGAAACCGACGTGCAGGCCGTCGTGACGGAGGCCATCACGCGGCGCGCGAACACCAAGGAGATCGCCCCGGGCATCGGCAAGATGCTGGAGGGGATCGTCGCCGACGGCGCGCACCGGCGGGCGGTGGACCTGGTGGTGGCCCGCGCGCACGACTGGCTGGTGCTGCACCGGGACGACGTGATGGTCGCGGTGGAGGGCGGTGCGCCCGGCTGGACCCCGAGATTCGTGGACCGCAGGGTGGGCGAGCGGGTCTACAAGGAGCTGCTGCGGTTCGTCACCGAGATGCGGGACATGCCCACCCACCCGGCACGCGGCGCGCTGGACCGGTTCCTCACCGACTTCGCCTCCGATCTGCAGTCCGACACGGACACGCGGGTGCGGGTGGAGCGGCTCAAGGGCGAGGTGCTGGGCCGGGGCGAGGTGCAGGACCTGATCGCGTCCGCCTGGACGGCCGTACGGTCCATGATCGTCGCGGCGGCCGAGGACGAGCAGAGCGAGCTACGGCTGCGGGTGCGGGCCCAGCTGCTGTCGCTGGGCGCGCGGATGGCGACCGAGCCCAGGGTGCAGGAGAAGGTCGACAGCTGGGTCGAGGGCGCGGCGGTGCACGTGGTGACGACGTACCGCAAGGAGATCACCTCGCTGATCACGGACACCGTGGCGAGCTGGGACGCGGAGCACACCACCCGGAAGATCGAGGCGCACATCGGCCGCGACCTGCAGTTCATCCGGATCAATGGCACGGTGGTGGGGTCACTGGCGGGACTGCTGATCTACGTGGTGACGCAGACGCTCGGCGCCTGA
- a CDS encoding GroES family chaperonin — protein MSANRNQHSTPHHDKLPIRMLHDRVLVKQETGEGERRSGGGILIPATAAVGRRLAWAEVVAVGQNVRTVEPGDRVLFDPEDRAEVEVRGVAYVLMRERDLHAVAADRFEGSEDSTGLYL, from the coding sequence GTGAGCGCCAACAGAAACCAGCACAGCACCCCCCATCACGACAAGCTTCCCATCCGGATGCTGCACGACCGGGTTCTGGTCAAGCAGGAGACCGGCGAGGGCGAGCGGCGGTCGGGGGGCGGCATCCTGATTCCCGCCACGGCGGCGGTCGGACGGCGGCTGGCCTGGGCCGAGGTCGTCGCGGTCGGGCAGAACGTGCGGACCGTGGAGCCGGGTGACCGGGTCCTGTTCGATCCGGAGGACCGGGCCGAGGTCGAGGTGCGGGGTGTGGCGTACGTGCTCATGCGCGAGCGGGATCTGCACGCCGTGGCCGCGGACCGCTTCGAGGGGTCGGAGGACTCCACCGGCCTGTATCTCTGA
- a CDS encoding SGNH/GDSL hydrolase family protein, whose protein sequence is MTRRRDGGAGPAAEQRMPGAPARHRAVLSALVALVLAVSAAIYLSVSAGEGTPRGALADDRPHHGSSVAPASAGTWVGTWSTAPVGGEPGTETQGLAGHSVRNVVHADMGGTSARITLSNLYGQAPLTITHASIALSSGDGSAAADPESMRRLTFDGATSVVIPPGEQIVSDAVRLVVPHDSDVLVTTYSPTPSGPVTYHPHARQISYVAAGDATEDATGTPYTEQTPHWRYLTSLDVLSNEADGTVVVFGDSITDGITSTVGANHRWPDILAGRLRAAVEGGRHVPRYSVVNEGISGNQVLTDGLGRPAENQSGLGRFGRDALSHPGVKAVVIDLGVNDILRNPELADPDRIVAGLRALVGQAHARGLKVVGATLMPYRGHRGWTAAREAVRQRVNAEIRAGGVYDAVVDFDKALRDPYDPRRLRPDYDSGDHLHPGDLGFGRMASVFDLSMLGGAGQAEL, encoded by the coding sequence GTGACCAGACGTCGTGACGGGGGTGCGGGGCCCGCTGCGGAGCAGCGAATGCCTGGAGCCCCCGCAAGGCACCGTGCGGTATTGAGTGCGCTCGTGGCGCTGGTCCTGGCCGTCTCCGCCGCCATCTACCTCTCCGTGTCGGCCGGCGAGGGCACCCCGCGCGGCGCCCTCGCCGACGACCGCCCGCACCACGGCTCCTCCGTCGCCCCCGCCTCGGCCGGCACCTGGGTCGGCACCTGGTCCACCGCCCCCGTCGGCGGCGAGCCCGGCACCGAGACGCAGGGGCTCGCGGGCCACTCGGTCCGCAATGTCGTGCACGCCGACATGGGCGGTACGAGCGCCCGGATCACGCTGTCCAACCTCTACGGCCAGGCCCCGCTGACCATCACCCACGCCTCGATCGCGCTGTCCTCGGGCGACGGCAGTGCCGCGGCCGACCCGGAGTCGATGCGCCGCCTCACCTTCGACGGCGCCACCAGCGTGGTGATACCCCCCGGCGAACAGATCGTCAGCGACGCCGTACGCCTCGTCGTGCCGCACGACAGCGACGTCCTGGTCACCACCTACTCGCCCACCCCCTCCGGCCCGGTCACCTACCACCCGCACGCCCGGCAGATCTCCTACGTCGCCGCCGGCGACGCCACCGAGGACGCGACCGGCACCCCGTACACCGAACAGACGCCGCACTGGCGGTACTTGACGTCCCTGGACGTCCTCAGCAACGAGGCCGACGGCACCGTCGTCGTCTTCGGCGACTCCATCACCGACGGCATCACCTCCACCGTCGGCGCCAACCACCGCTGGCCGGACATCCTCGCGGGCCGGCTGCGCGCCGCCGTCGAGGGCGGGCGCCATGTGCCGCGCTACAGCGTCGTGAACGAGGGCATCAGCGGCAACCAGGTCCTCACCGACGGGCTGGGCCGGCCCGCCGAGAACCAGAGCGGCCTCGGCCGCTTCGGCCGCGACGCGCTCTCCCACCCGGGCGTCAAGGCCGTCGTCATCGACCTCGGCGTCAACGACATCCTGCGCAACCCGGAGCTCGCCGACCCCGACCGCATCGTCGCCGGTCTGCGCGCCCTCGTCGGCCAGGCCCACGCGCGCGGTCTGAAGGTCGTCGGCGCCACGCTGATGCCCTACCGGGGCCACCGCGGCTGGACGGCGGCCCGTGAGGCGGTACGGCAGCGGGTCAACGCGGAGATCCGGGCCGGTGGCGTGTACGACGCGGTCGTGGACTTCGACAAGGCGCTGCGCGACCCCTACGACCCGCGCCGGCTGCGCCCCGACTACGACTCCGGCGACCATCTGCACCCCGGCGACCTGGGCTTCGGCAGGATGGCCTCGGTGTTCGACCTGAGCATGCTGGGCGGCGCGGGGCAGGCGGAACTGTAG